The following coding sequences are from one Treponema bryantii window:
- a CDS encoding radical SAM protein: protein MSDKKNISVQEKHASIVRGPMQVAFDITNKCNFKCLHCYNNSSENNRIPDELTDAQVIRFIKDLCTMKPLNVCICGGEPLLRFNLVCKVAKLLSSHDIQASMVTNGFLMTEEKAAALLKAGISRIQISVDGATSTSHEHMRQMPNSFERALNALRLLNKVGFTQVGVAFTPTSFNSKEVIDAYKICEEIGISEFRIQPLMILGRGKKNINEILATPMQYRNLVRDINYLISNKGMAKIQWGDPIDHLIRFKTVAQHLYAFLNVQSNGDIVPSPYLPISVGNIKRTSILKYWKKGLPKIWESPFIQQCAEQIKCVPDFAKEHTGQPIVWYDENIKIDLIKENKKLFA from the coding sequence ATGTCTGATAAAAAAAATATTTCTGTACAGGAAAAACATGCCTCTATTGTAAGAGGTCCTATGCAGGTTGCCTTCGATATAACAAACAAATGTAATTTTAAATGCTTACATTGTTATAACAATAGTAGTGAAAACAATCGAATCCCGGATGAACTTACAGATGCTCAGGTTATCAGGTTTATTAAAGACTTATGTACTATGAAGCCATTGAATGTCTGCATTTGTGGAGGAGAACCTTTATTAAGATTTAATTTAGTGTGTAAGGTTGCAAAACTTTTATCATCGCATGATATTCAGGCTTCAATGGTTACAAACGGTTTTCTTATGACAGAAGAAAAAGCCGCTGCGTTATTAAAGGCTGGAATATCCAGAATTCAAATTTCTGTAGATGGAGCAACAAGTACTTCTCATGAACATATGAGACAAATGCCAAACAGTTTTGAAAGAGCCTTAAACGCATTAAGACTCTTAAACAAGGTAGGCTTTACTCAGGTGGGAGTTGCCTTCACACCAACAAGCTTTAATTCAAAAGAAGTTATTGATGCTTATAAGATCTGTGAGGAAATTGGAATTTCAGAATTCCGAATTCAGCCACTTATGATATTGGGACGAGGAAAAAAGAATATCAATGAAATTCTTGCCACCCCAATGCAATACAGAAATCTTGTACGCGACATTAATTATCTGATCAGCAATAAAGGAATGGCAAAAATCCAATGGGGAGACCCTATTGATCACCTTATACGCTTTAAGACTGTTGCACAACACTTATATGCATTCCTTAATGTTCAATCAAATGGAGATATTGTACCTTCACCTTACCTTCCGATTTCGGTTGGAAATATTAAACGAACATCAATTCTAAAATACTGGAAAAAAGGTTTGCCAAAAATCTGGGAAAGTCCTTTTATACAACAGTGTGCTGAACAGATAAAATGTGTACCTGATTTTGCAAAGGAACACACAGGTCAACCAATAGTCTGGTATGACGAAAATATAAAAATTGATTTGATAAAAGAAAACAAAAAACTATTTGCATAA
- a CDS encoding PqqD family protein has product MSIQKSIPIFDKSNLAYIREEKKGFVTLISKNHPEMRELVINSTSNEMLQLCDGNNSVGDILNSLTKKYYKVPEEVLKKDLSNLYGNMSRLGILDWKTENPFILEREVILDDTHSLKVCSEENFRELYNFYQDGLNNKFSQAENIVYFCPYTIKDEYGEISIRQKIFSYTEEFFALYNKDKLEGLLSIKLPMNPSQSAMIRTCIVPKNYMEPLLNYGFETLPYISVVPVTKVKFMTDKLAETDSTKIISAYLEKDSFVSEGIYKNEIGFGHDITILSRLYDEKTVLSINKKRNIQW; this is encoded by the coding sequence ATGAGTATACAAAAATCTATTCCAATATTTGATAAAAGTAATCTTGCCTATATAAGAGAAGAAAAAAAAGGATTTGTAACATTGATTTCAAAGAATCATCCGGAAATGAGGGAGCTTGTAATCAATTCAACATCTAATGAAATGCTTCAGCTTTGTGATGGAAATAATTCTGTAGGTGATATCTTAAACTCACTCACAAAAAAATATTACAAAGTTCCAGAAGAAGTCCTCAAAAAAGATTTGAGTAATTTATATGGTAATATGTCACGTCTGGGAATTCTTGACTGGAAAACAGAAAATCCATTTATTCTTGAACGAGAAGTTATTCTGGATGATACACATTCTCTGAAAGTGTGTTCTGAAGAAAATTTCAGAGAACTGTATAACTTTTACCAAGATGGTTTGAACAATAAATTTTCTCAAGCCGAAAATATCGTTTACTTTTGTCCTTATACCATTAAAGATGAATATGGAGAAATTTCAATTCGTCAGAAAATCTTCAGCTATACAGAAGAATTTTTTGCCCTCTACAACAAGGATAAATTAGAAGGACTTCTTTCCATTAAGCTGCCTATGAATCCTTCTCAGAGTGCAATGATCAGAACCTGTATAGTTCCAAAGAACTATATGGAACCATTACTGAACTATGGTTTTGAAACTCTTCCATATATTTCTGTAGTACCTGTAACTAAAGTAAAATTTATGACTGATAAACTGGCTGAAACAGATTCTACAAAAATAATCTCAGCATATCTTGAAAAAGATTCTTTTGTGTCTGAAGGTATTTATAAAAATGAAATCGGATTTGGCCATGATATAACAATACTCAGCAGATTATATGATGAGAAAACCGTTTTATCTATAAACAAAAAGAGAAACATACAATGGTAA
- a CDS encoding ABC transporter ATP-binding protein, with protein MKNNNLSFNNYLRLYFTCVKEYIPFIIIGLFLSIVSQFCALLIPLISRYILDDIIVNSFYSYLLPAFLIGIGVSLILVASSFFANYFLYIANGQGGIKLKSQFFAKMQLIKIGDINKYGNGALTHRTIFDLDNIIGYWTQMVATIPLIFTFIAGTIIMIKINIKMTIYIFIVSLVQLIVIVLFSKSIIKTSYQIKQKSEMVTSNIMKFFEKIELVRTHGTEKTEREIFRNNLFSQFKTSKKYFLLGKGYNNTTSLLSYLWVLIVLFTGGIFVKNGVLSIGSLLAFIMLMNVLNGPIFKVSELIITYQDMKAAIHRVNELNNLDPYITINDNAKTNIENIFPIEIKNLSFGYSADHNIINNINLTINNNELITLVGKSGSGKTTFCKLLARFYDINEGEILFNSNIISNIELEELRKNVHLSLQNIFVFNDTLWNNLTYGLSEQPDESKVFDAMKAAGIDFFNKLDSGFDTIIGQNGTNLSLGECQRIAIARSILIKPKLLVFDEPTSSVDPETERVLHKAFLEMKKNCTILIITHRKSTLSIADRVLYFKDGSITEESKTSRKILSFFKDEKK; from the coding sequence ATGAAGAACAATAATTTATCTTTTAACAATTACCTGCGACTATATTTTACCTGTGTTAAAGAATACATTCCGTTTATTATTATTGGTCTGTTTTTATCTATTGTAAGTCAGTTTTGTGCCCTGCTTATACCATTAATCTCCAGATACATTCTTGATGATATAATAGTAAATTCTTTTTACAGTTATCTTCTGCCCGCTTTTCTCATAGGCATCGGAGTAAGTCTGATTTTAGTTGCATCATCTTTTTTTGCAAACTACTTTTTATATATCGCAAATGGACAGGGCGGTATAAAATTAAAGAGTCAGTTTTTTGCAAAAATGCAGCTGATAAAAATCGGAGATATAAATAAATACGGAAATGGAGCATTAACACACAGAACTATTTTTGATCTGGATAACATTATAGGGTACTGGACACAAATGGTTGCAACCATTCCCCTGATATTTACTTTTATTGCCGGCACTATAATCATGATAAAAATAAATATCAAGATGACTATTTATATTTTTATAGTTTCGCTGGTTCAGTTAATAGTTATAGTTCTTTTCAGTAAATCAATAATCAAAACTTCCTATCAGATTAAACAAAAAAGTGAAATGGTAACTTCAAATATTATGAAGTTTTTTGAAAAGATTGAATTAGTACGTACTCACGGAACTGAAAAAACGGAAAGAGAAATATTCAGAAATAATTTGTTTTCTCAGTTTAAAACCTCAAAGAAATATTTCTTACTTGGAAAAGGATATAATAATACAACCTCTTTACTTTCATATCTCTGGGTATTAATTGTTCTTTTTACCGGTGGAATATTTGTAAAAAATGGAGTTTTATCCATTGGTTCCTTGCTGGCATTTATCATGCTTATGAATGTTTTAAATGGCCCTATTTTCAAGGTATCAGAACTGATAATAACCTATCAGGATATGAAAGCTGCAATACACCGCGTCAATGAACTGAACAATCTTGATCCATATATTACAATAAACGATAACGCAAAAACAAATATAGAAAATATCTTCCCTATTGAAATAAAGAACCTTTCTTTTGGGTACTCGGCAGATCATAACATCATCAATAATATAAATCTTACAATAAACAATAATGAATTGATAACACTTGTTGGAAAAAGCGGTTCTGGAAAGACAACTTTCTGTAAGCTTCTAGCACGTTTTTATGATATCAATGAAGGTGAGATTTTATTTAATTCAAACATAATCTCCAATATAGAGCTGGAAGAACTAAGAAAAAATGTACACCTGAGTTTACAGAATATCTTTGTTTTCAATGATACATTATGGAACAACCTGACCTATGGATTATCGGAACAACCGGATGAGTCTAAGGTTTTTGATGCGATGAAAGCTGCCGGAATAGATTTCTTTAATAAGCTTGATTCAGGCTTTGATACAATCATCGGGCAAAATGGAACGAATCTTTCTTTAGGAGAATGTCAGAGAATTGCCATAGCGAGAAGCATTCTGATAAAACCTAAACTGCTTGTTTTTGATGAGCCAACCTCTTCTGTAGATCCAGAGACAGAAAGAGTTCTGCATAAGGCTTTTTTAGAAATGAAAAAGAACTGCACAATCTTAATTATTACTCATAGAAAATCTACACTTAGTATTGCCGACAGAGTTTTATATTTTAAGGATGGCAGTATTACTGAAGAAAGCAAAACTTCCAGAAAAATTCTATCATTTTTTAAGGATGAAAAAAAATGA
- a CDS encoding C39 family peptidase yields the protein MKRFLIFCLLIILFEPVFSLDRKSYLQLSFENSERQISEFSCGFAAVTTVLKTFFEINISQEKLMEEYGNDLLKEHRGISFLDMKKISELYNLTAIGFSVNFSAFEEFVTYSKVPVIVHEMKDKKDINSGHFIIVLGEKENYFYILDPTYGEQYVSKSSLKKTMTGNILLILPPDSSPDKDTLVSYSHKKMQEILNNNKMEKMNFYESYY from the coding sequence ATGAAAAGATTTCTGATTTTCTGTCTTCTTATAATATTATTCGAGCCTGTTTTTTCATTAGACAGAAAATCTTATTTACAATTAAGTTTTGAAAATTCAGAAAGACAGATATCTGAGTTCTCATGTGGATTTGCAGCAGTTACAACTGTTCTCAAAACCTTCTTTGAAATAAATATTTCTCAAGAAAAGCTTATGGAAGAATACGGAAATGATTTACTCAAAGAACACAGAGGCATCAGTTTTCTGGATATGAAAAAAATCTCAGAATTATATAATCTGACAGCAATTGGCTTTTCAGTAAATTTTTCTGCATTTGAAGAATTTGTAACATATTCAAAAGTCCCAGTTATTGTCCACGAAATGAAAGATAAAAAAGATATTAACTCCGGACATTTTATAATTGTTCTTGGAGAAAAAGAAAATTATTTTTATATACTGGATCCCACATATGGAGAACAGTATGTTTCAAAAAGCAGTTTAAAAAAGACAATGACTGGAAATATTCTTCTTATTTTACCGCCAGACTCATCACCTGATAAGGATACTCTTGTCAGTTATTCTCATAAAAAAATGCAGGAAATACTGAATAATAACAAAATGGAGAAAATGAATTTTTATGAAAGCTATTATTAA
- a CDS encoding CPBP family intramembrane glutamic endopeptidase: MTINKRLSFFLLTQLILIGIFEIISHLLKIPINFFSVLYMFFPFLGVIITKLHYGIPFDYSVVKIKLSRYYLYAILIPFIITFLSICFALIFFKDTKLSLSFSGLSKLGLSGSSTPYTLSQLGLLFLKSIILGSTINAFFALGEETGWRSFLVTELQPSMNKYKMIITIGFIWGLWHIPLILAGSNYPNYPITGSFLMIIFCILTNPIYIFLLRSKSIIPGAIFHGMINALSSISIGMIEGQNVLTVGNLGISGLTGILLFDLVLYFASREKRK; encoded by the coding sequence ATGACAATAAACAAGAGATTATCATTCTTTCTTCTAACACAGCTTATTCTTATTGGTATATTCGAAATTATCTCTCATCTCCTGAAAATCCCCATTAATTTCTTTTCCGTGTTATATATGTTTTTCCCATTTTTAGGAGTGATAATTACAAAACTTCATTATGGCATTCCTTTTGATTATTCTGTCGTAAAAATTAAACTTTCAAGATATTATTTATATGCAATTCTGATTCCTTTTATCATCACTTTTCTATCAATTTGTTTTGCATTGATTTTCTTTAAAGACACAAAACTTTCCTTATCTTTTTCAGGACTTTCAAAATTGGGGCTGTCAGGAAGTTCAACCCCTTACACTCTTTCACAACTCGGCTTATTATTTCTAAAAAGCATAATATTAGGCTCAACAATAAATGCATTCTTTGCATTAGGAGAAGAAACTGGCTGGAGAAGTTTTTTAGTCACAGAACTGCAACCATCAATGAATAAATATAAGATGATAATAACCATTGGTTTTATATGGGGACTCTGGCATATACCATTGATTCTGGCAGGAAGCAACTACCCTAACTATCCGATTACAGGCAGTTTTTTAATGATTATATTCTGCATACTGACAAATCCAATATATATATTTCTTTTAAGATCCAAATCCATAATTCCAGGGGCAATTTTTCATGGAATGATAAATGCCCTTTCATCAATATCAATTGGAATGATTGAAGGGCAGAATGTTCTTACAGTCGGAAATTTAGGTATTTCAGGGCTAACAGGTATACTTTTATTTGATTTAGTTCTCTATTTTGCAAGCAGAGAAAAAAGGAAATAA
- a CDS encoding threonine synthase — protein MLFTSTRNNDLSVSFSQAVRDCIPEDGGVFVPSSIEDMRRWIYYIDETTPFSSIAGSLTSALMHEEFSPIICETIATAAFPVEPVVRQLDGSLFMTEMYHGFTGCHRDYGVSYLCSYLETTLQLKGGKAVFVDFTHGGLGALMSKILKGKKNIKAVLVYKKGTVRGLDEESLAWNGGNIYPVEMEGTEAEIKAAISKVFTDRNFVQQYGLTVANTTNVCRLLGQIFFFPYSFAQVKNKFNGEFYYAMGAGNYGSLIAGLYSWRFALPVNGFYVPSTSALARSASGSPVVLDSLVDLKARGEANPAIPANLERLESFFGKNEMMMRNFIFPVDISDEQRDAAAKELYMKYGVFADKDTASAYAAAKENCAEVFDEDGAFILTAYNHPSLSSDYCRHVIGEAPEMPENIKEAQRPVQLGRPIISSVDELRKIVESL, from the coding sequence ATGTTATTTACAAGTACACGAAATAATGATTTGTCTGTGAGTTTTTCACAGGCTGTGAGAGATTGTATTCCAGAAGACGGTGGTGTTTTTGTCCCTAGTTCAATTGAGGACATGCGTCGCTGGATTTATTACATTGATGAAACAACACCTTTTTCTTCTATCGCAGGTTCTTTGACTTCGGCTTTAATGCACGAAGAATTTTCTCCTATTATTTGTGAAACTATTGCTACTGCCGCATTCCCTGTTGAGCCGGTTGTTCGTCAGCTGGACGGAAGCCTTTTTATGACAGAGATGTATCATGGCTTTACTGGTTGTCACCGTGATTATGGTGTTTCATATCTCTGTTCTTATCTTGAAACTACTTTGCAGTTGAAGGGTGGCAAGGCTGTTTTTGTTGATTTTACACATGGCGGTCTTGGTGCTCTGATGTCTAAAATCCTCAAGGGAAAAAAGAATATTAAGGCTGTTCTGGTTTATAAAAAGGGTACTGTCCGTGGTCTTGATGAAGAAAGCCTTGCCTGGAACGGTGGAAATATTTACCCGGTAGAAATGGAAGGAACTGAAGCAGAAATCAAGGCTGCAATCTCTAAAGTTTTTACTGACCGAAATTTTGTTCAGCAGTATGGTCTTACTGTTGCTAATACAACTAATGTGTGCCGTCTGCTTGGTCAGATTTTCTTTTTCCCATATTCTTTTGCTCAGGTGAAGAATAAATTTAATGGTGAATTCTATTATGCTATGGGAGCAGGTAATTACGGTAGTCTTATTGCCGGTCTTTACAGCTGGCGTTTTGCATTGCCTGTAAACGGTTTTTATGTTCCTAGTACTTCTGCGCTGGCTCGTAGTGCTTCTGGAAGTCCTGTTGTTCTGGATTCTCTTGTTGATTTGAAGGCCCGCGGGGAAGCAAACCCTGCAATTCCTGCAAACCTTGAACGTCTTGAATCTTTCTTTGGAAAGAACGAGATGATGATGCGAAACTTTATTTTCCCTGTTGATATTTCTGATGAACAGCGTGATGCGGCTGCAAAAGAGCTTTATATGAAGTACGGCGTTTTTGCAGATAAGGATACTGCTTCTGCGTATGCAGCTGCTAAAGAAAATTGTGCCGAGGTTTTTGATGAGGACGGTGCCTTTATTCTGACTGCATATAATCATCCGTCTCTTTCTTCTGATTACTGCCGTCATGTAATTGGTGAAGCACCGGAAATGCCGGAAAATATTAAGGAAGCACAGCGCCCTGTTCAGCTGGGACGGCCAATAATTTCTTCTGTTGACGAGTTAAGGAAGATTGTGGAGAGTTTGTAG
- the argR gene encoding arginine repressor: protein MKERQSRLKAIKTLIKNNTIESQDDLLALLLKEGYDVTQATLSRDLKLLKVGKVPDGQNGYKYALPGEDENGESEAIYVQDFLRGYVSIDFSGNTVVIKTFPGHANTVCNAIDNLNMDEVLGTVAGDNCMFACLREGVTGEQFMEKLKKHIPGIED, encoded by the coding sequence ATGAAGGAAAGACAGTCACGCCTTAAGGCGATTAAAACACTTATAAAGAATAATACTATTGAAAGTCAGGATGATTTGCTTGCGCTGCTATTGAAGGAAGGTTACGACGTAACACAGGCAACTCTTAGCCGCGATCTTAAGCTTTTGAAGGTTGGAAAGGTACCTGATGGACAGAACGGTTATAAGTATGCTTTGCCAGGTGAGGACGAGAATGGTGAGAGTGAAGCTATTTACGTTCAGGATTTTTTACGCGGCTATGTAAGTATTGATTTTTCGGGAAATACTGTTGTTATTAAAACTTTCCCGGGGCATGCGAACACTGTCTGCAATGCGATTGATAATCTGAATATGGATGAGGTTCTTGGAACTGTTGCCGGTGATAACTGTATGTTTGCCTGTCTTCGAGAGGGCGTAACTGGTGAACAGTTTATGGAAAAACTCAAGAAACATATACCAGGTATTGAAGACTAA
- a CDS encoding TlpA disulfide reductase family protein, whose product MKRLLSVLILLGAAAVLFGQTKNKANSKPLTFSSVDLEGNKISSDLYSDNKLTMINIWGTFCGPCIREMPDLAKLSEENKSKGVEIIGIPIDIVDDWGKVDPRLKSDALMIIQKTGVKYRNIVPTIDMFQTMLRGIQAVPTTIFVDKNGNQIGNAYLGSRSQKDWQKIIDKLLESQK is encoded by the coding sequence ATGAAAAGATTACTTTCCGTTTTAATTTTACTCGGAGCCGCTGCTGTTTTATTTGGGCAGACAAAAAATAAGGCGAATTCAAAACCATTAACCTTCTCTTCTGTAGATTTAGAAGGCAATAAGATTTCAAGTGACTTATATTCAGACAACAAACTCACAATGATAAACATCTGGGGAACATTCTGTGGCCCTTGTATCCGCGAAATGCCGGACCTTGCAAAACTCAGCGAAGAAAATAAAAGCAAAGGCGTTGAAATCATCGGAATTCCCATTGATATTGTCGACGACTGGGGAAAAGTTGATCCACGATTAAAGTCAGATGCCCTTATGATTATTCAAAAGACTGGTGTTAAATACAGAAATATCGTTCCAACAATCGATATGTTCCAGACCATGTTACGAGGAATTCAGGCTGTACCTACTACAATCTTCGTAGACAAAAACGGAAATCAGATTGGAAATGCCTATCTTGGTTCCCGAAGTCAGAAAGACTGGCAGAAAATCATAGATAAACTTTTGGAAAGTCAGAAATAG
- a CDS encoding CD1871A family CXXC motif-containing protein, with protein sequence MTGKKRLIISISVLCFGLLLIAAGIYRGEAATVFQKATKLCLECIGIG encoded by the coding sequence ATGACCGGAAAGAAAAGACTTATCATCTCAATTTCAGTTCTCTGTTTTGGACTTCTTCTGATTGCAGCAGGAATCTACCGCGGAGAAGCAGCAACTGTCTTTCAAAAAGCAACAAAACTTTGTCTTGAATGCATAGGAATAGGCTGA
- a CDS encoding 4Fe-4S binding protein, with protein MKKRNSAELRREPNKIRLLIQLTFTAISNGYIKGFAKGQIFTGATKYLCVPGMNCYSCPGALGSCPIGALQATLNARQYKMSLYVLGLMTVFGTLLGRFVCGFICPFGLIQDLLFKIPFVKKIRRLPGEKGLRWLRFVFLGIFVILLPLFVIDITGLGEPWFCKWICPVGTLEGGIPLVLLNNAMRGAAGFLFRWKLVILAVTLLSSIIIYRPFCRYVCPLGAVYGLFNKISLYRIKIDSQKCTGCTACQKTCKLDIPVWKNPDSMDCIRCGECKTACPHGAISTTVLK; from the coding sequence ATGAAAAAGCGAAACTCAGCCGAACTCCGCCGGGAACCAAACAAAATCAGGCTTCTCATACAGCTGACATTCACCGCCATCTCCAATGGCTATATAAAAGGCTTTGCTAAGGGACAGATTTTTACTGGAGCAACAAAATATCTGTGCGTTCCCGGAATGAACTGTTATTCGTGCCCGGGTGCACTCGGATCCTGCCCGATTGGAGCTCTGCAGGCAACACTGAACGCCCGGCAGTATAAAATGTCACTGTATGTTCTTGGTTTAATGACGGTTTTCGGAACTTTACTCGGTCGTTTTGTCTGTGGCTTTATCTGCCCCTTTGGTTTGATTCAGGATCTGCTTTTTAAGATTCCTTTTGTAAAAAAAATCCGCCGCCTGCCCGGAGAAAAAGGCCTTCGCTGGCTGCGTTTTGTTTTTCTTGGCATTTTTGTGATTTTACTTCCGCTTTTTGTGATTGATATTACAGGCCTTGGAGAGCCCTGGTTCTGTAAATGGATCTGCCCCGTGGGAACTCTAGAAGGCGGAATCCCACTCGTTCTTTTGAATAACGCAATGCGAGGGGCCGCAGGCTTTCTTTTCCGCTGGAAACTTGTGATTCTTGCAGTTACTTTACTGAGTTCTATTATTATTTACCGGCCGTTCTGCCGCTATGTCTGCCCGCTTGGCGCAGTATACGGGCTGTTCAACAAAATCTCTCTATATCGCATAAAAATCGATTCCCAAAAATGTACAGGCTGCACTGCCTGCCAGAAAACCTGCAAACTAGACATCCCCGTCTGGAAAAATCCCGACAGCATGGACTGCATCCGCTGCGGAGAATGCAAAACAGCCTGCCCGCATGGTGCAATTTCGACTACAGTTTTAAAATAA
- a CDS encoding glucose-6-phosphate isomerase, which produces MATWSNADTLSSWKKLQSLKGMVSIADELSGSGAADRIAKYSIPMGGALTYNFAAKQVNEQILKTLAELAEEQQLVEKYQELLDGAVINTGEKRMVLHQLTRGQLGKDVMADGVNKREFYINEVKRIADFANDVHSGKLVNEKGEKYTTVCQIGIGGSDLGPRAMYLALENWAKKNNTFKMEAHFISNVDPDDAASVVKSLDISKTIFILVSKSGTTLETLTNESFVKDFIKKAGCDASKHMIAVTSETSPLAHNPDYMAAFYMDDYIGGRYSSTSGVGGAVLSLAFGPKVFQEFLDGAAEEDKLSLNKDITKNAALMDALIGVYERNVQEYPATAILPYSQALSRFPAHLQQLDMESNGKSVNRDGKPLGYVTGPVIFGEPGTNGQHSFYQLLHQGTDIIPLQFIAFRENQTGEDVVIEDSTSQVKLCANVTAQIVAFACGKTDENPNKAFAGGRPSSLIYGAQLNPKSLGALLAHYENKVMFQGFVWNVNSFDQEGVQLGKKLAKTVLSGNMEGALKAYSSLLIK; this is translated from the coding sequence ATGGCTACATGGTCAAATGCAGACACACTTTCTTCATGGAAGAAGTTGCAGTCTCTTAAAGGTATGGTTTCTATAGCAGATGAACTTTCTGGTTCAGGTGCTGCAGATAGAATCGCAAAATATTCTATTCCTATGGGCGGAGCGCTGACATACAACTTCGCTGCTAAACAGGTAAACGAGCAGATTCTTAAAACTCTTGCTGAGCTCGCAGAAGAGCAGCAGCTTGTAGAAAAATATCAGGAGCTTCTTGATGGTGCTGTAATCAACACTGGAGAGAAGCGCATGGTTCTTCATCAGCTTACACGCGGTCAGCTTGGTAAAGATGTTATGGCTGATGGTGTAAACAAACGTGAATTCTACATCAACGAAGTAAAACGCATTGCTGATTTTGCTAACGATGTTCATTCAGGAAAACTTGTAAACGAAAAAGGTGAAAAATATACAACAGTTTGTCAGATTGGTATTGGTGGTTCTGACCTTGGTCCACGCGCTATGTACCTTGCTCTCGAAAACTGGGCAAAGAAAAACAACACATTCAAAATGGAAGCACACTTCATCTCTAACGTAGACCCTGATGATGCTGCAAGTGTTGTAAAGTCACTCGACATTTCTAAGACAATTTTCATTCTTGTTTCTAAATCAGGAACAACTCTTGAAACTCTTACAAACGAATCTTTCGTAAAAGACTTCATTAAAAAGGCTGGTTGTGATGCAAGCAAGCATATGATCGCTGTAACTAGCGAAACAAGCCCTCTCGCTCACAATCCAGACTATATGGCTGCTTTCTATATGGATGATTATATTGGTGGCCGCTACTCTTCAACTTCTGGTGTTGGTGGAGCTGTTTTGAGCCTCGCTTTCGGACCAAAGGTATTCCAGGAATTCCTTGATGGTGCTGCAGAAGAAGATAAACTTTCTTTGAACAAAGATATTACAAAGAACGCTGCTCTTATGGATGCTTTGATTGGTGTTTACGAGAGAAACGTTCAGGAATATCCTGCAACTGCAATTCTTCCTTACAGCCAGGCACTCAGCCGCTTCCCTGCACACCTTCAGCAGCTTGATATGGAATCAAACGGAAAGAGCGTAAACCGCGACGGTAAGCCACTTGGATACGTAACTGGTCCTGTAATTTTTGGTGAACCGGGAACAAACGGTCAGCACTCATTCTACCAGCTGCTCCATCAGGGAACAGACATCATTCCTCTCCAGTTCATCGCATTCCGCGAAAACCAGACTGGTGAAGATGTTGTAATTGAAGATTCAACAAGCCAGGTTAAACTCTGCGCTAACGTAACAGCTCAGATTGTTGCATTTGCCTGCGGTAAAACTGATGAGAATCCAAACAAGGCATTTGCCGGTGGACGTCCTTCAAGCTTGATTTACGGTGCACAGCTTAATCCAAAATCACTTGGTGCTTTGCTCGCTCACTACGAGAACAAAGTTATGTTCCAGGGATTTGTATGGAATGTAAACTCTTTCGACCAGGAAGGTGTACAGCTCGGTAAGAAATTGGCTAAGACTGTTCTTTCCGGAAACATGGAAGGAGCTCTCAAGGCTTATAGCAGCCTTTTAATCAAATAA